From Pedobacter cryoconitis, one genomic window encodes:
- the glgB gene encoding 1,4-alpha-glucan branching protein GlgB, producing the protein MAKANQGKPVKENIAVSVDAPVWIFSLLTDFDVALFISGKHFRLYEKMGAHLLSVNNTKGTYFSVWAPNAHDVYVTGDFNQWKATSHRLYKRLDESGIWEGFIPVVGKGAVYKYFIKGFDGKDYEKGDPFATRWEHPPQTASVVWDTDYSWKDKAWLKKRPVLNALDQPMSVYEVHLGSWQRDPSEPDRILTYKEIANSLVPYVLEMGFTHVELMPIMEYPYYPSWGYQITGYFAASSRHGTPQELMYLIEQFHKNDIAVILDWVPSHFPGDAHGLFHFDGTHLYEHADMRKGFHPDWKSYIFNYDRNEVRSFLISNAMYWLDQFHADGLRVDAVASMLYFDFSRKAGDAATNEFGGSENLGAIQFLKDLNESIYTNFKGVHTIAEESSTYPGVTHPVAEGGLGFGMKWMMGWMNDTLKYFKTDPIDRKYNHHQLTFSITYAFSEKFMLPFSHDEVVHGKSSMIYKMPGDEWRKHANLRLLYAYMFTQPGTKLLFMGNEFAQNGEWNFTNSLDWDLLRYKSHSGMQTYVKALNKLYRTEPGLHDFNFSAEGFEWISADDSDHSIYVYTRKGHKAKDTLIIILNMTPVYRQNYKIGLPFKASWKEIFNSDATEYFGSGKLNTTAFLPEAASVNGREYSVSINIAPLGAMILKTV; encoded by the coding sequence ATGGCTAAAGCGAATCAGGGTAAACCTGTTAAAGAAAATATTGCCGTATCTGTAGATGCACCTGTCTGGATTTTTAGTTTACTGACAGACTTTGACGTCGCTTTATTTATTTCAGGCAAACATTTTCGTTTGTATGAAAAAATGGGGGCACATCTTTTAAGTGTAAATAATACCAAAGGAACTTATTTTTCAGTATGGGCACCGAATGCCCATGATGTATATGTGACTGGAGATTTTAACCAGTGGAAGGCAACTTCACACCGGTTATATAAACGACTGGATGAATCAGGAATATGGGAAGGTTTTATTCCCGTAGTAGGTAAAGGAGCGGTTTATAAATATTTTATCAAGGGATTTGACGGGAAAGATTATGAAAAGGGCGATCCTTTTGCAACCCGGTGGGAGCATCCTCCGCAAACGGCTTCAGTAGTCTGGGATACGGATTATAGCTGGAAAGATAAAGCCTGGCTAAAGAAACGTCCTGTATTAAATGCACTGGATCAGCCAATGTCTGTTTATGAAGTCCATTTGGGCTCATGGCAACGCGATCCTTCTGAGCCAGACCGGATTTTAACTTACAAAGAAATAGCCAATAGCCTGGTGCCTTATGTGCTGGAAATGGGCTTTACCCATGTCGAGCTGATGCCGATCATGGAATATCCTTATTATCCTTCGTGGGGGTATCAGATCACCGGATATTTTGCAGCGAGTTCCAGGCATGGAACACCACAGGAGCTGATGTATCTGATTGAACAGTTTCACAAAAATGATATTGCCGTAATTCTGGACTGGGTTCCTTCACATTTCCCTGGAGATGCGCATGGGTTGTTTCATTTCGATGGAACACATTTATATGAGCACGCGGATATGCGTAAGGGCTTTCATCCCGACTGGAAATCATATATTTTCAATTATGACAGAAATGAAGTCCGTTCTTTCCTGATTAGTAATGCCATGTACTGGCTGGATCAGTTTCATGCAGATGGTTTACGTGTAGATGCGGTAGCTTCGATGTTATATTTTGATTTCTCCCGGAAAGCTGGAGATGCCGCAACGAATGAATTTGGGGGTTCAGAAAATCTGGGTGCGATCCAGTTTCTAAAAGATCTGAATGAATCTATTTATACAAATTTTAAAGGTGTACATACGATTGCTGAAGAAAGCAGTACTTATCCGGGGGTAACACATCCGGTAGCTGAAGGAGGCCTGGGTTTTGGAATGAAATGGATGATGGGCTGGATGAATGATACGCTGAAGTATTTCAAAACTGATCCGATAGACAGAAAGTATAATCATCATCAGCTGACTTTTAGTATTACCTATGCATTTTCTGAGAAGTTTATGCTGCCATTTTCTCATGATGAGGTGGTGCATGGTAAATCTTCTATGATCTATAAAATGCCGGGTGATGAGTGGAGAAAACATGCAAATCTGCGTCTTTTATATGCTTATATGTTTACCCAGCCTGGTACGAAACTTCTTTTTATGGGGAATGAGTTTGCACAGAACGGAGAATGGAATTTTACCAATTCACTGGACTGGGATTTGTTGCGTTATAAGTCCCATTCAGGGATGCAGACTTATGTGAAGGCACTCAATAAGTTATACCGGACAGAACCCGGACTGCACGATTTTAATTTTTCTGCTGAAGGGTTTGAATGGATCAGCGCTGATGATAGCGATCATTCTATTTATGTGTATACGCGTAAAGGGCATAAAGCAAAAGATACACTGATTATAATTTTAAATATGACCCCTGTTTACAGGCAGAATTATAAAATAGGTTTGCCGTTTAAAGCGTCGTGGAAAGAAATCTTCAATAGTGATGCGACGGAGTATTTTGGTAGTGGTAAACTCAATACGACTGCTTTTTTGCCAGAAGCGGCTTCGGTGAATGGACGGGAGTATTCTGTTTCGATTAATATAGCTCCCTTAGGCGCAATGATACTAAAAACGGTATAA
- a CDS encoding GNAT family N-acetyltransferase → MERWIETERLILREYVEADWKAIHEYASQEEILVYENWGPNSVADTKEFIQNALKLKEVVPRTSFELAIVLKEENRLIGGCGFRFDKQEAHKGNLGYIINPSYWRMGYAKEATNALIQFVASELSVKTIEATCDVLNLASQAVLKHCGFFRIRLIKQHFEMKGRIRDTFVYEKNT, encoded by the coding sequence ATGGAGCGCTGGATAGAAACGGAAAGGTTGATACTCAGAGAATATGTGGAAGCAGACTGGAAGGCCATTCATGAATACGCAAGCCAGGAGGAAATCCTGGTTTACGAAAACTGGGGGCCCAATAGTGTTGCTGATACTAAAGAATTTATACAGAATGCACTGAAATTGAAAGAAGTTGTACCCAGAACCAGCTTTGAATTAGCCATTGTACTGAAAGAAGAAAACAGGCTGATTGGGGGTTGTGGTTTTAGATTTGACAAGCAGGAAGCGCATAAAGGAAATTTAGGTTATATCATTAACCCATCCTATTGGAGAATGGGTTATGCTAAAGAAGCTACAAATGCTTTGATTCAATTTGTAGCTTCCGAATTAAGCGTAAAGACTATTGAGGCAACTTGTGATGTTTTAAACCTCGCCTCTCAGGCAGTGTTAAAGCATTGTGGCTTTTTCAGGATCAGGCTGATTAAGCAACATTTTGAGATGAAAGGAAGAATCAGGGATACTTTCGTTTACGAGAAAAATACTTAG
- a CDS encoding PepSY-associated TM helix domain-containing protein, whose translation MRKLNLTRVVLFSIHSWLGLVTGLFLLLLGISGSGLVFLKEIDQAVHAKLLTVKPVGKPLPLDSFYRTITRSHPHIKGIAWLNPDAAPDRAYEFRLYQNDGKISTYDLGMVSINPYTGKVLRAGNLKDFNTGFMHWLIQFHWSFQLGLPGLLMATVFGITMLISILTGLIVYRKYIWKVLTFRVGINWKNKNTIASGLHRIVGVWSLAFNLIIFFTGFWMNIFAFDQHYWQKQMIPCPANTLAKQSLENLLNQAYQKMPGLIPLSVYLPTQPGSDFKVSGTLKEQNPLFQGGNSISFDAATGQQTALKTIDKKSLWEKTELTFFPLHTGNFGGIPVKTLYVLIGLLPGLLSITGFMLWWRKQRTKYFSRKRKYP comes from the coding sequence ATGAGAAAGCTAAATCTAACACGGGTTGTGCTCTTTTCGATCCACAGCTGGCTGGGCCTGGTTACCGGCTTATTCCTGCTTTTACTGGGAATAAGCGGGTCTGGCCTGGTATTTCTGAAGGAAATAGATCAGGCAGTGCATGCAAAGTTATTAACCGTAAAACCTGTAGGAAAACCTTTACCACTGGATAGTTTTTACCGGACAATTACCCGCAGCCATCCCCATATCAAAGGGATAGCCTGGCTTAATCCGGATGCAGCTCCAGACCGGGCTTATGAATTCAGGTTATACCAGAATGATGGTAAAATCAGTACTTATGATCTGGGAATGGTGAGCATAAACCCTTATACAGGGAAAGTATTAAGAGCGGGGAACCTGAAAGATTTCAATACTGGCTTTATGCATTGGCTCATCCAGTTTCACTGGAGTTTCCAGCTGGGCTTACCCGGACTTTTAATGGCCACAGTATTTGGGATCACCATGCTGATTTCTATCCTGACAGGTCTGATTGTTTACAGGAAATATATCTGGAAGGTATTAACTTTCAGGGTAGGAATTAACTGGAAAAACAAGAATACTATAGCCTCAGGTTTACACCGGATAGTTGGGGTCTGGTCACTGGCTTTTAACCTGATCATCTTTTTCACCGGATTCTGGATGAACATTTTTGCTTTTGACCAGCACTACTGGCAGAAACAAATGATCCCCTGTCCTGCTAATACTTTAGCAAAACAGTCTTTAGAAAATTTGTTAAATCAGGCTTATCAGAAAATGCCCGGTTTAATCCCCTTAAGTGTTTATTTACCTACGCAGCCCGGTAGTGACTTCAAAGTCAGCGGTACACTCAAAGAACAGAATCCGCTGTTTCAGGGTGGAAATTCTATTTCTTTTGATGCAGCAACCGGTCAGCAGACAGCACTTAAAACTATAGATAAAAAAAGCCTGTGGGAGAAAACTGAACTTACTTTTTTCCCATTGCACACAGGTAATTTCGGTGGTATCCCTGTTAAAACATTGTATGTATTGATAGGTCTGTTACCCGGTTTATTATCAATTACAGGTTTTATGTTATGGTGGAGAAAGCAGCGGACTAAGTATTTTTCTCGTAAACGAAAGTATCCCTGA
- a CDS encoding TonB-dependent receptor codes for MKIKVFFFIFLLFTTYKLTAQSLSGSLHGNIISFDNEPIPGANVVFQNTRLKTITDENGNFSFKTIPAGTYVLIVSNVGYTATRQNLVIEPGKKLKLNFQLSKSRQELNEVAVSAVKNRYKITKSNTSTRIDIPLLTTPQSVQIVSNSLIKDRQAFTLNEISNSFTGMKANNGSGSFSIRGFTAYSPTDASFLLYNGIRGNLYLWSQQPLLYNIENVELLRGPSGALFSEGSPGGVVNFVTKKPQAKERYEFDLAIGSWDFKRLSADLTGPLSKNKKLLYRAIIGYDKSKSFRDYQDKENIFIAPSLTYLFSARTDLNLEINYAHQKTNQQYDNGTYIKTNADGTFDFNYYPNNLTVQSPTDYGKTDNVSATLTFNHQFNDKLKLTAVHRAVNSKLDYTDHIPVGKIRNDSISRGYQDWETSRFSLQTTAYLAYQTNTGPLKHNIITGVDYNRYGWTKNDYQYKPATRISIFNPTYDQDPPAASVKAQESDDNKRITNLIGVYVQDQISIGEKIKALLSLRYDSYNAKETPLSAKDNKQGDELQASGLIPRTGLVYLPATNISVYASFLKSFNPQTSNNVLSGGPFPTRRATQYEIGYKGDFFNNALSTSVAVYQIRYANILASAPTEENSHRQEALKGTRSNGIEFSATGTIQNFNVIAGYAYNDHVILSTSTFGKKGDRFSNAPKHIANLWLKYTIAKGAVKGVGIAAGVRYVSDQVGQITNQNFVFPSYTVFDAALNYRKGKYNIQLNAYNLTDKRYFTGSRSSTVTGGLGDPLNYRLGISYLIQ; via the coding sequence ATGAAAATCAAGGTTTTCTTTTTTATATTTCTACTTTTCACGACCTACAAACTTACTGCCCAGTCCCTTTCAGGATCATTACATGGCAATATCATTTCTTTTGACAATGAGCCTATTCCCGGCGCAAACGTTGTCTTTCAAAACACCAGACTCAAAACAATAACTGATGAGAATGGAAATTTCAGCTTCAAGACCATTCCGGCAGGGACTTATGTCTTAATTGTTTCTAACGTAGGTTATACAGCGACCAGGCAAAACCTGGTCATTGAACCCGGAAAAAAGCTGAAACTCAATTTCCAGCTTTCAAAAAGCAGGCAGGAATTGAATGAGGTTGCAGTCAGCGCAGTTAAAAACCGCTATAAAATTACAAAATCCAATACATCCACCAGGATAGACATTCCATTATTAACCACTCCGCAGTCCGTACAAATCGTTTCCAATTCACTGATTAAAGACCGTCAGGCATTTACCCTGAACGAAATCTCCAACTCATTTACCGGAATGAAAGCCAACAATGGCAGCGGTTCTTTTAGTATCCGTGGTTTTACAGCTTACTCTCCTACCGATGCCAGTTTCCTTTTATACAACGGGATCCGGGGAAATTTATATCTATGGAGTCAGCAACCCTTATTATATAACATTGAAAATGTAGAACTACTACGCGGGCCATCAGGAGCATTATTTAGTGAAGGCTCGCCAGGTGGGGTCGTTAATTTCGTGACTAAAAAACCTCAGGCCAAAGAACGCTATGAATTTGATCTGGCTATAGGCAGCTGGGATTTCAAAAGGCTATCAGCCGATTTAACCGGGCCATTGTCTAAAAACAAGAAATTACTTTACCGTGCAATCATCGGGTATGATAAATCAAAAAGCTTCAGAGACTATCAGGATAAAGAAAACATATTCATCGCACCTTCGCTTACCTATCTGTTCTCTGCGCGTACTGATTTAAACCTGGAGATCAATTATGCACACCAAAAAACGAATCAGCAATACGATAACGGTACTTATATTAAGACAAATGCAGATGGAACCTTTGATTTCAACTACTATCCGAATAACCTGACCGTACAAAGTCCAACCGATTACGGAAAAACAGATAATGTATCAGCCACACTGACCTTTAACCATCAATTTAACGATAAATTGAAATTGACAGCCGTACACCGCGCAGTGAACAGCAAACTGGATTATACAGATCACATTCCAGTAGGGAAAATTAGAAATGATTCAATCAGCAGAGGATATCAGGATTGGGAAACCAGTCGTTTTAGTTTGCAGACCACAGCTTATTTAGCTTATCAAACCAATACCGGACCACTCAAACATAATATTATTACAGGAGTTGATTATAACCGCTACGGCTGGACTAAAAATGACTATCAATATAAGCCCGCTACACGCATTTCTATCTTTAACCCGACATATGATCAGGACCCACCCGCAGCGTCCGTTAAAGCGCAGGAATCGGATGACAATAAAAGGATCACAAACCTTATCGGAGTATATGTTCAGGATCAGATCAGCATCGGTGAAAAGATAAAAGCATTGTTATCACTCCGCTATGATTCCTATAACGCAAAAGAAACACCCCTTTCAGCAAAGGATAATAAACAGGGAGATGAATTACAGGCCTCAGGGCTGATCCCGCGTACCGGGTTAGTCTACTTACCAGCCACTAATATTTCTGTTTATGCAAGCTTCTTAAAATCGTTTAACCCGCAGACTTCTAACAATGTATTATCAGGAGGGCCATTCCCTACCCGCAGAGCGACCCAATATGAAATCGGGTATAAAGGTGATTTCTTTAACAATGCACTGTCAACCAGCGTAGCTGTTTACCAGATCAGGTATGCAAACATCCTCGCCTCAGCACCTACAGAAGAGAATTCTCATCGTCAGGAAGCTTTGAAAGGAACAAGAAGTAACGGGATAGAATTTTCAGCTACAGGTACTATTCAGAATTTCAATGTCATCGCCGGATATGCTTATAACGATCACGTGATTTTAAGTACAAGTACCTTTGGTAAAAAGGGTGACCGCTTTAGCAATGCACCAAAGCATATCGCCAATTTATGGCTTAAATATACTATAGCAAAAGGGGCAGTTAAAGGAGTGGGGATAGCTGCTGGTGTGCGGTATGTAAGTGATCAGGTTGGCCAGATTACCAATCAGAATTTTGTATTCCCTTCTTACACAGTTTTTGATGCTGCACTTAACTACCGCAAAGGAAAATACAACATCCAGCTGAACGCTTATAATTTAACCGATAAACGTTACTTCACAGGCAGCAGGTCAAGTACAGTTACCGGTGGCTTAGGTGATCCATTAAATTACCGATTAGGTATAAGCTACCTGATTCAATGA